In Sphingobacterium sp. SYP-B4668, the sequence ACGTTGGAGATATTAGCCTATTGGCTGTAGAACAAGTGACAGCACAAAAATTAGCGGCGGCCGCATTAATTCCCGATTTTGAACAACAGATTCAGATTCAAGAAAATGCAATCAGCATCCTTAGTGGGAAGCTACCCCAGAAAATACAAATCCAAGAAAAGCTAAATAATGTCGTATTACCTGACCAAATGCATGCCGGGATTCCCGCGCAACTGTTAGGTAGAAGACCAGACGTCAAACAGGCCGAATTAGCTGTGACGGAGGCACTCGCTTATCAGCAATCCGCAAGAGCCAAAATGTATCCTTCACTGGTGATCAGTGCAGAAGCTGGTGTAAATGCATTCAAAGCAAGTAATTGGTTCAACATTCCTGCCTCCTTATTTGGGGCTGTGACTGGGAGTCTTACCCAACCGCTACTACAACGTAGACAACTCAAAACGCAGTACGAACTTGCTGTTATTGAACAAGAGAAAAGTATTGTTGTATTCAGGCAATCAGTCATCAATGCGGTGGGTGAGGTTTCGGATGCATTGATATCCATTGAGAAGCTCAAAGAAAAGCACCACATTGCGCTAGGTCGAACAAAGAGACTGCAGCGAGCCACACAACACGCTGATCTCCTATTTGAAACAGGAATGGCAACTTACCTTGAAGTCATCAGCGCTCAAAGTAATGTCCTCCAGAGCGAATTGGAACTCGCACAACTCAAAAAAGCCGAACTTGTGGCAGTCGTGAATCTATATCGCTCACTCGGAGGTGGCTGGTCCAACAAACAGTAATTAGACCATTTTTACACAACTATAACATATGGGGTCTTCTCTAGAGAGGCCCCATTTTTATTCCCATATCGCTGATTTCCATTAAATATTAGAACTATTCTTTGTAAAAAAGAGTGATACTAATGTCCTCCTGGGATACGACCAACAACCTACCTAGACCTAAAGGGAAAATAATTATTTAATTAGGCATAAACTTATTAAGAATAAAATGTAAATTAGTAAACAACAACCAACTTCAACCTTACTTTGATTAAGAACTATGTTTACAAAAAGTTTAGATTCTTCCAATCATCATCACAATGTTTCATATGGGGCATTCGACCGATCCATGGATTGGTACGAATACTATCAGATAGCAAAGTCAGCTGGGGATACGCTACTACAAGAATCTATCGTAAAGGGTCATATCAAAGACAGTTCACAGGATGATGCCGAGACCAATTTTGCAGCTCTTTTTATCAATGTGTTTTATCATTGGGGGATTGCTTTTAAAATTGGATTTAGCAATGTTACACAAAGCAGTTCTGGCTCCACTCGCATAAAACGTAAAGTTCTAAATAAGACCACGCAGGATTTGGTCTATTTAGCTGAAAGTGCTGGATTATTCAGTAGTGAAGATGACTCTTCGAAAGTAAAAGCAAATCATGATGTATTTCGAAAGGCACTCTTATTATTAGAAGATATTATTCGTTGGAATGAAAGATATCCATACCACACAGTTTCGTCTATTATTTCCAAACTTCAATCCAAAATTCCTTTTTTGATTACCTGCGGATTGAATTTTATCATCATTATCAAACCTCTTTTTGATTTTCTTGAAACCGAAATTACCAATATCATGCAGGTATAGATAATCGTAGATAACAATATTTCTAGATATTTACCTATGATAAGCTTACTCTAAAAAGATGTCTTTTTTGCTTCATCCTTATACTAGGACTATGCTAGTTTACGTTATATAACTAATTGAGTTATTTGTCCGATCAAGTATAACTGGTGCAAATAATATAGAATAAAAAAGACGGCCCGGACTTCAAAAGCCCGGGCTATTTATATGGCCGTTTGTGATAAGTTTTACCCTAAAAAGGCTTTTTCCAAAACTAAAGGTGTAATGTATTCACCTTCTTTGTAGACACGCATATTACCGCCGGAAATCTCATCAATTAACAAGATTTTATTCGTCTCTTTGTCTCTACCAAATTCAAGTTTGATATCATACAATTCCAATCCCTTTGTCGCTAACTCATCTCTAATTATGTCGCAGATTTTCTTTGTCTGCCCAACCAATATTTGATATTCCTCCTTTGTAAGAATACCTAACATAGTCAATGCGTCTTCAGAGATTGTAGGATCGCCACGTTCGTCGTCCTTAATGGTGACTTCCACAAATGCATCCAAAGCCTGCCCTTCTTGACAATACATTCCGTAACGTCTTAAAAAACTACCTACGGCACGATATCGACAAATCACTTCCAAGCCCTTGCCAAACACCTGCGCATCCCGTACCGTCATACTGACATTATCTAAATCAGCATCGATATAATGTGTCTCTCCACCAAGGCTATTGATTAATTCAAAAAAGTGCTTGGTCATCCTAAGCCCGGATTTCCCAGCCCCTTCAATCGTTAAGCCAACAGTATTAGCGCCTGGGTCGAACACCCCGTTTTCGCCCGTTACATCATCTTTAAATTGCAAAAGGACTTCGTAATTCCCTAGTTTATAAACATTTTTTGTCTTACCTGTATACAGTAGTTCCATGGGTATGTGTTATATGTATTATTAATTACTTTAGTATAGTTGCTCGCGAATAACATTCTATTTCGAACTCGATGATATCGTATCTAGGGATACTTAATCCTAGCCACCGATTCAATTTGGATATTAAGCAGTATAAGGATTGCCCAAGAACCATCATTTTTCAATATTCTGCTCAAACTTAAATAAATTTGCTTTTATATGCAATTATAGCTATATAGTCTGCGAAAGAATCTTGACCACTATACTGGATCCTATACGACAAATGCTCCAGTAGTATACTTAAAAAAATAAAATTGACAGCAGTCCAACAAATTTGGCACGAATGCTGTATCTTGTTTTAGTAAAAAAAGATTTTCCTTTGAAATAAGAAAAATCTACTTTAGCTTGCTAGGATAAAGTAAATTACAGATAATAAAATATTAACCGCTGTTGTACACTATGAGATTGAAATACTTTGCATTCATTATATGCTCTTTTACACTTGCATCCTGCAACGACAAAACTACTACAACTCAAAAAACAACAGATCATCGAGCGAACTCGTTAGACAGCATCTCCAAAACAAAGGAAAAAGAGAAACTAAAACCCCTAACAGCTAACGACATACAATTAGAAAAAGACTTTTCATACGATAAGCACACTCTGGAAGATCGCTATCCTTATAAGGATACAACAAGGGAATTTCAATGGGAAAAAATTAAGGAAAAGATTGCGTACGTTGAAAATTTTCAGACGCTAGGCGGCTCCTATGCAGTACTTCAGAATTATAAAAATAGAAATCGTGAAGCTCCGGTCGTGAAAAACTTTAGACGTAATGCCTATACTAGGGTATCAGATACCCTTGGAGTGGAGCGCTACCAATCGGCCCCACTTTATGAGGAGGGAGAAACCAAACAGCCTATTCTTTATGGAAGAGATGGCTCCCTTGTCAAATTATTAAGTAGTGATACCTTGGCTATGGTCAAAGTTGAGGGCGTATCCTTTGACGGAAACTGGGACGTGCCCAAGCGCTATGTAAAAGCAATTGGGGATACTATCAAATGGAATCATATCGTTGTCGTTGATGTAAAAAATCAGAATATATGTACGTTGGAGGGAACAGGTAAGAACTGGAAAATCAGGAGCATGAACCCAGCTACTTCAGGCCGCCACAAACCTCCACACGCTCAAGAAACACCCACTGGGCTATTTTTGATTCAAGAGCAAAAATCTAAAATGTTCTATTACGGTGACGGCACCACGGTAATAGAAGGATTTGCACCGTATGCAAGCCGCTTCACAAATGGAGCATACATACACGGGGTACCCATCAATAATCCAAAGGGAAGCATTATTGAATTTAGCTCTACACTGGGCACTACGCCACGCTCACATATGTGTGTAAGGAATGCTTCCTCACATGCAAAATTTATATACGATTGGGCAAAACCATTCCGAGCTTTAGTGATTGTAATAGATTAACGTTTTTTAACAGTCTGGTAATCATATTATTGCTACTTTTGTAGTGGAAAATAGTGATTTTAGATATGGTTAGATTAATGTATATTTTCTCTTTAATATTATTTACTTCTTCAAATCCTTTGATAACAAGTAAAAAAATAGAAAAAAAAACAATTGCAAATAACGCAAAAAAGAATGTTTCCCCTATAGAAGAGATGTATCACCAGATGCATCTTGATTCTATTCTCAAATTCGAAGCTTTTGAACAGGCTCTCCAAGGTCGCAATCTGCTTTCTCTTGATAATAAGGATACCATTACGGTAATAGACTTTAGTCTGCCCTCTACTGAAAAGAGATTGTATGTATTAGACCTAAAGAATAAAAAGCTACTATTTCATAGCTTGGTTTCCCACGGTCGTAACAGTGGTCAGAAATTCGCTACAAGTTTTTCAAATAGAACCAACTCCTATCAGAGTTCTCTTGGTTTTTACGAAACTGAGGCTACCTAT encodes:
- a CDS encoding L,D-transpeptidase, with the protein product MRLKYFAFIICSFTLASCNDKTTTTQKTTDHRANSLDSISKTKEKEKLKPLTANDIQLEKDFSYDKHTLEDRYPYKDTTREFQWEKIKEKIAYVENFQTLGGSYAVLQNYKNRNREAPVVKNFRRNAYTRVSDTLGVERYQSAPLYEEGETKQPILYGRDGSLVKLLSSDTLAMVKVEGVSFDGNWDVPKRYVKAIGDTIKWNHIVVVDVKNQNICTLEGTGKNWKIRSMNPATSGRHKPPHAQETPTGLFLIQEQKSKMFYYGDGTTVIEGFAPYASRFTNGAYIHGVPINNPKGSIIEFSSTLGTTPRSHMCVRNASSHAKFIYDWAKPFRALVIVID
- a CDS encoding murein L,D-transpeptidase catalytic domain family protein, coding for MVRLMYIFSLILFTSSNPLITSKKIEKKTIANNAKKNVSPIEEMYHQMHLDSILKFEAFEQALQGRNLLSLDNKDTITVIDFSLPSTEKRLYVLDLKNKKLLFHSLVSHGRNSGQKFATSFSNRTNSYQSSLGFYETEATYQGGNGYSLVLNGLEAGINDRAKSRAVVMHGADYCSEKIISATGRLGRSYGCPALPRELNKPIINTIKNGTLLYIYANDKKYAAQSHILNVDRSLLAQKDIDDNNHERLN
- a CDS encoding phosphoribosylaminoimidazolesuccinocarboxamide synthase, coding for MELLYTGKTKNVYKLGNYEVLLQFKDDVTGENGVFDPGANTVGLTIEGAGKSGLRMTKHFFELINSLGGETHYIDADLDNVSMTVRDAQVFGKGLEVICRYRAVGSFLRRYGMYCQEGQALDAFVEVTIKDDERGDPTISEDALTMLGILTKEEYQILVGQTKKICDIIRDELATKGLELYDIKLEFGRDKETNKILLIDEISGGNMRVYKEGEYITPLVLEKAFLG
- a CDS encoding efflux transporter outer membrane subunit, with the protein product MNIKINIVILLFLSTIVVLSCQTKRIENSLHPPFPEQYRGNEKMDSATNLADVPWQDFFHDTILKELIDTAIRQNMDMQLAVKNIEASQLMIRQAKAAYLPSLQLQVNANSTNPSNNSLNGLSLGEFLKQNHIEDYNAALSLSWEADIWGKIRNQNAAALARYLQTAEAKKAVQTQLVAQVAQGYYQLLMLYQLHEIAIQNLNLSDSTLRIVQHQYDVGDISLLAVEQVTAQKLAAAALIPDFEQQIQIQENAISILSGKLPQKIQIQEKLNNVVLPDQMHAGIPAQLLGRRPDVKQAELAVTEALAYQQSARAKMYPSLVISAEAGVNAFKASNWFNIPASLFGAVTGSLTQPLLQRRQLKTQYELAVIEQEKSIVVFRQSVINAVGEVSDALISIEKLKEKHHIALGRTKRLQRATQHADLLFETGMATYLEVISAQSNVLQSELELAQLKKAELVAVVNLYRSLGGGWSNKQ